A genome region from Hevea brasiliensis isolate MT/VB/25A 57/8 chromosome 7, ASM3005281v1, whole genome shotgun sequence includes the following:
- the LOC110655476 gene encoding protein WVD2-like 7 — MAEPTCLMRSFSHPSNASREAKQGDPLRALTESISFGRFMSESLAWEKWSTFSQNRYLEEVEQFSKPGSVAQKRAYFEAHYKKRAAMKAAALLEQANAAVNNACQVEIAANSVPGVEIAEETHSDSPMDSALAEATSDVVVNMQQEKGVLDPPHSADVNAFYLGGENENLQTAMVERAEEVIEEKVEVENPIQEENSKQLDNAEDCDKIVALPEDKIPKKEPVEKLNLALPSNKRQLNSSLKSSQSRASKLPKSSSKLVSSTQLKGGTNVHPNSNKSVGGLIDKRRSTPKSVHMSINLAPHSGETNKSSVRMLKESSTTTQNPTRASVYGISKLLPSINRQSEDRRTHSLFNKSVSGGKVVGGILQALSADCTKSSTVSGSKARSPIMSCPFSFRSEERAAKRKEFFQKLEEKNNAKEMEKTHLQVKSKIPLTRPQSPILGRKPSSNMIQKTNVQLHRRPSINGESSKRIVPKGNCSVTLLPKKKARENASPNIQHP; from the exons ATGGCTGAACCAACTTGTCTTATGAGATCATTTTCTCATCCATCTAATGCTTCCCGTGAAGCCAAACAG GGTGACCCCCTACGAGCCCTAACAGAATCGATCTCGTTTGGGAGATTTATGTCAGAATCTTTAGCTTGGGAAAAATGGTCAACCTTCTCGCAAAACCGCTACTTAGAAGAAGTTGAGCAGTTTTCCAAGCCAGGTTCTGTTGCTCAAAAGAGAGCTTATTTTGAAGCTCATTACAAGAAGAGAGCTGCCATGAAAGCAGCAGCCTTGCTTGAGCAAGCAAATGCTGCTGTAAATAATGCCTGTCAAGTAGAAATTGCAGCTAATAGTGTTCCTGGAGTAGAAATTGCTGAAGAAACTCACAGTGACAGTCCTATGGATTCTGCCTTGGCTGAGGCAACCAGTGATGTTGTAGTGAATATGCAACAGGAAAAAGGTGTCCTTGACCCACCTCATTCTGCTGATGTAAATGCATTTTATCTGGGTGGTGAAAACGAAAATTTACAAACTGCAATGGTGGAAAGAGCTGAAGAGGTAATAGAAGAGAAGGTTGAGGTGGAGAACCCTATTCAGGAGGAAAATTCAAAGCAGCTTGATAATGCTGAGGACTGTGACAAGATTGTGGCCTTACCAGAAGACAAAATTCCCAAGAAG GAACCTGTAGAGAAGTTGAATTTGGCTTTACCAAGTAATAAAAGACAATTGAATTCGTCATTAAAATCAAGTCAGAGCAGAGCCTCCAAACTCCCAAAGTCTTCTAGCAAACTGGTCAGTTCCACACAACTGAAAGGTGGAACAAATGTCCATCCAAACAGCAATAAGTCTGTGGGAGGCTTGATTGATAAAAGGAGATCAACTCCAAAATCTGTCCACATGTCAATCAATTTGGCTCCTCACTCTGGAGAAACCAACAAAAGTTCTGTCAGAATGTTGAAAGAGAGTTCAACTACTACCCAAAATCCAACGAGG GCATCTGTTTACGGGATATCAAAGCTTCTTCCTTCGATAAATCGCCAGTCAGAGGATAGAAG AACTCATTCACTATTCAACAAGTCAGTTTCTGGAGGAAAGGTAGTAGGCGGGATATTGCAGGCCCTCTCTGCGGA CTGCACAAAATCTTCAACTGTGAGTGGAAGCAAAGCACGATCTCCAATTATGTCGTGTCCTTTTAGCTTTAGGAGTGAAGAAAGAGCCGCAAAGCGTAAAGAG TTCTTTCAGAAGCTTGAAGAGAAAAACAATGCAAAGGAGATGGAGAAAACACATTTGCAAGTGAAATCTAAG ATTCCACTGACACGACCTCAATCTCCAATACTTGGAAGAAAACCCTCTTCCAATATGATCCAGAAAACAAATGTTCAGCTTCATCGGAGACCTTCAATCAATGGTGAAAGCTCCAAGCGTATAGTACCAAAAGGTAATTGCTCAGTCACTTTGCTACCAAAGAAGAAAGCACGTGAAAATGCTTCTCCAAATATCCAGCACCCATAG
- the LOC110655475 gene encoding two-component response regulator ARR11 codes for MMDNGFSSPRNDAFPAGLRVLVVDDDPTWLKILEKMLKKCSYEVTTCALARDALHLLRERKDGYDIVISDVNMPDMDGFKLLEHVGLEMDLPVIMMSVDGETSRVMKGVQHGACDYLLKPIRMKELRNIWQHVFRKKINEVRDIEILEGMETIQMTRNGLDLPDDGHLVCGEDLTSVKKRKDIEGKHDDKDPGDNSSTKKARVVWSVDLHQKFVKAVNQIGFDKVGPKKILDLMNVPWLTRENVASHLQKYRLYLSRLQREDTVSLDGIKHSDSPLRDSAGSFGTQNSINKQQLDVANRSYGFPGNSLLVQNTEPRSHDSERKGIVSKSAAEPKGALSFEVPDSRKPKSSQMEFGHSFISPGSEVNFAEFDSNFPTRFSWCEVPQTQLKQEPKPLHLDDGLSQLTLPGKQQRIQADYPQPAPPIISGSSVTERDIGSVKIKPLNDECRNNASLASSIGSTIETSHVQTKTHAASHQAFDPISINTSSMKNQTSYSSCISDLESTQKNINWGLSPFATLDDDLQVCWVQGDCYAMNLGLQNIEFPEYCDPGLIADAPTYLYDAVRFDYENLYDPTEYPLIEQGLFIA; via the exons ATGATGGACAATGGTTTCTCTTCCCCTCGAAACGATGCGTTTCCTGCTGGTCTCCGTGTTCTTGTTGTCGATGACGATCCCACCTGGTTGAAAATTCTTGAAAAGATGCTCAAAAAGTGCTCTTATGAAG TGACCACATGTGCTTTAGCAAGAGATGCTCTGCACTTGCTTCGTGAGAGGAAAGATGGATATGACATCGTGATCAGTGATGTCAACATGCCTGACATGGATGGTTTTAAACTTCTAGAACATGTTGGACTGGAGATGGATCTTCCTGTAATCA TGATGTCTGTTGATGGCGAAACGAGCCGGGTTATGAAAGGCGTTCAGCATGGAGCCTGTGATTATCTTCTTAAGCCAATACGAATGAAAGAACTTCGGAATATATGGCAGCATGTATTcagaaagaaaataaatgaggTAAGAGACATTGAAATTCTTGAAGGAATGGAAACTATCCAGATGACTAGAAATGGATTAGATCTGCCCGATGATGGTCACTTGGTTTGTGGAGAAGATCTGACTtcagtcaagaaaagaaaagatattGAAGGCAAACATGATGACAAAGATCCTGGTGACAATTCTTCCACAAAGAAAGCCAGAGTAGTTTGGTCAGTAGACCTTCATCAGAAATTTGTCAAAGCTGTAAATCAGATAGGATTTGATA AAGTTGGTCCAAAGAAAATCCTTGACTTGATGAATGTACCATGGTTGACAAGAGAAAATGTTGCAAGCCACTTGCAG AAATACCGTCTCTATTTGAGTAGATTGCAGAGGGAAGATACTGTCTCTCTTGATGGGATAAAGCATTCAGACTCACCTTTGAGAGATTctgctggtagttttggtactcaGAACTCGATCAACAAGCAACAGCTTGATGTTGCAAATCGCAGCTATGGATTTCCAGGAAATAGTTTACTTGTCCAAAATACGGAGCCTAGAAGCCATGACAGTGAAAGAAAGGGAATTGTCTCAAAGAGTGCTGCAGAACCCAAAGGAGCTTTAAGTTTTGAAGTTCCTGATTCTCGTAAGCCCAAGAGTTCACAAATggaatttggtcattcttttatttCTCCAGGATCAGAAGTAAACTTTGCAGAATTTGATTCAAACTTCCCAACAAGGTTTTCATGGTGTGAAGTTCCGCAAACTCAACTCAAGCAAGAACCTAAGCCACTCCATTTAGATGATGGGCTTAGCCAGCTAACACTACCTGGTAAACAGCAGCGCATTCAAGCTGATTATCCACAGCCGGCTCCGCCCATTATTTCTGGATCTTCTGTAACTGAAAGAGATATAGGCTCTGTCAAAATTAAGCCTTTGAATGACGAATGCAGGAACAATGCCAGCCTAGCAAGTTCAATAGGAAGCACAATTGAAACTAGTCATGTTCAAACCAAGACCCATGCGGCAAGTCATCAAGctttcgatcccatttccatcaaTACATCAAGCATGAAAAACCAGACCTCCTATTCGAGTTGCATATCGGACTTGGAGTCAACCCAAAAGAATATAAATTGGGGACTGTCACCTTTTGCAACATTGGATGATGATCTTCAGGTCTGTTGGGTTCAAGGTGATTGTTATGCTATGAATCTTGGACTCCAAAACATTGAGTTTCCTGAGTACTGTGATCCGGGGCTTATTGCTGATGCTCCAACATACTTGTATGATGCGGTGAGGTTTGACTACGAGAATCTCTATGACCCAACAGAATATCCTCTAATAGAGCAAGGTTTGTTTATAGCATAA